A single Populus alba chromosome 7, ASM523922v2, whole genome shotgun sequence DNA region contains:
- the LOC118063164 gene encoding uncharacterized protein, with protein sequence MRLLVLLLLLLLHLQIYAPTTTARTVSEYEALLSIKSSITDDPQSFLSAWNSTTPLCSWTGITCDHTGRRVTSLDLSGLNLSGTLSSDIAHLRYLQNLSLAVNQFSGPIPASLSAVTSLRSLNLSNNIFNSTFPPQLSSLKNLQVLDLYNNNMTGGLPLTVVEMPNLRHLHLGGNYYSGKIPSEYGKWEFLEYLAISGNELEGSIPVELGNLTKLRELYIGYFNTYEGGLPPEIGNLSELVRFDAANCGLSGQIPPEIGRLQKLDTLFLQVNGLSGSLTPELGILKSLKSMDLSNNMFTGEIPTSFAELKNLTLLNLFRNKLYGAIPEFIAKLPELQVLQLWENNFTSTIPQALGQNGKLAILDLSSNKLTGTLPPNMCLGNNLQTLITLSNFLFGPIPESLGQCRSLSRIRMGENFLNGSIPKGLFDLPNLSQVELQDNFLAGEFPVIGTSAVNLGQLSLSNNRLTGSLPPSIGNFSGVQKLLLDGNKFSGSIPPEIGRLQQLTKMDFSHNKFSGPIAPEINQCKLLTFVDLSRNELSGEIPTEITGMRILNYLNLSRNHLVGSIPAPIATMQSLTSVDFSYNNLSGLVPGTGQFSYFNYTSFLGNPGLCGPYLGPCKDGDVNGTHQPRVKGPLSSSLKLLLVIGLLVCSIAFAVAAIIKARSLKKASEARAWKLTAFQRLDFTVDDVLDCLKEDNIIGKGGAGIVYKGAMPNGDHVAVKRLPGMSRGSSHDHGFNAEIQTLGRIRHRHIVRLLGFCSNHETNLLVYEYMPNGSLGEVLHGKKGGHLHWDTRYKIAVEAAKGLCYLHHDCSPLIVHRDVKSNNILLDTSFEAHVADFGLAKFLQDSGTSECMSAIAGSYGYIAPEYAYTLKVDEKSDVYSFGVVLLELVTGRKPVGEFGDGVDIVQWVRKMTDSIKEGVLKVLDPRLPSVPLHEVMHVFYVAMLCVEEQAVERPTMREVVQILTELPKSPSSKQGDSVITEPSPHSAATAALDSPSSAAKDVPKDHQQPPPADLLSI encoded by the exons atgagactTCTcgttcttcttctccttctccttctccaccTTCAAATCTATGCACCCACCACCACTGCACGCactgtatcagaatatgaagcTCTCCTCTCCATAAAATCCTCCATCACCGACGACCCTCAATCATTTCTCTCCGCATGGAACTCCACAACCCCACTTTGCTCCTGGACTGGCATAACCTGTGACCACACTGGCCGTAGAGTGACCTCCTTAGACCTCTCCGGTCTAAACCTCTCGGGCACTCTCTCCTCTGACATAGCCCACCTTCGTTACCTTCAAAATCTCTCCCTGGCTGTCAACCAGTTTTCCGGCCCAATCCCTGCCTCACTCTCGGCCGTCACTTCCCTTCGCTCCCTTAACCTCTCCAACAACATCTTCAACTCCACATTCCCTCCACAGCTCTCTTCCCTCAAGAACCTCCAAGTTCTTGACCTTTACAACAACAACATGACAGGTGGGCTGCCACTAACCGTAGTGGAAATGCCAAATCTCCGGCATTTACACCTCGGCGGTAACTATTACTCCGGGAAAATCCCATCAGAATATGGAAAATGGGAGTTTCTTGAATATCTTGCCATCTCCGGTAACGAGCTTGAAGGTAGCATTCCTGTTGAGTTAGGTAACTTGACTAAATTACGTGAACTCTACATCGGGTATTTCAATACTTACGAAGGTGGTTTACCGCCTGAGATCGGTAATTTATCCGAGTTGGTTCGTTTTGACGCTGCAAACTGTGGGTTATCCGGCCAAATACCGCCTGAAATTGGCAGGTTACAGAAGCTGGACACATTGTTTCTTCAGGTTAACGGGCTTTCGGGTTCGTTAACTCCAGAGCTTGGGATCTTGAAGAGCTTAAAATCCATGGATTTGTCGAATAATATGTTCACGGGGGAGATTCCTACTAGTTTTGCAGAGTTAAAGAACTTGACCCTTTTGAATCTGTTTAGAAACAAGCTGTACGGAGCAATCCCGGAGTTCATCGCCAAGTTGCCGGAGCTTCAGGTGTTGCAGCTGTGGGAGAATAATTTCACTTCAACCATTCCACAGGCCTTGGGTCAAAATGGGAAGCTTGCGATTTTAGATCTTTCATCCAATAAGCTTACTGGGACTTTGCCTCCTAATATGTGCTTGGGTAATAATCTGCAAACTTTGATCACTCTCAGCAATTTCTTGTTTGGTCCCATTCCTGAATCGCTTGGACAATGTCGGTCCTTGAGTAGAATTCGAATGGGAGAGAATTTTCTCAATGGCTCAATTCCTAAAGGGCTTTTTGATTTGCCAAACTTGAGTCAAGTTGAGTTGCAAGATAATTTTCTAGCTGGGGAGTTTCCTGTGATTGGTACATCGGCTGTGAATCTTGGCCAACTTAGTCTCTCAAATAATCGCCTCACAGGGTCTTTGCCTCCTAGTATTGGTAACTTTTCTGGTGTTCAGAAGTTGCTCCTTGATGGGAACAAGTTCAGTGGTTCAATCCCACCTGAGATTGGAAGGTTGCAGCAACTTACCAAGATGGATTTTAGCCACAACAAGTTTTCAGGTCCCATTGCTCCGGAGATTAATCAATGCAAGCTGTTAACGTTTGTTGATCTCAGTAGAAACGAGCTGTCAGGTGAGATTCCAACTGAGATTACAGGTATGAGGATCTTGAATTACCTGAATCTCTCACGAAATCATCTTGTTGGTAGCATTCCTGCTCCTATAGCCACTATGCAGAGCTTAACTTCTGTTGATTTTTCTTACAACAATCTTTCTGGTTTGGTCCCTGGTACTGGTCAGTTTAGTTATTTCAATTACACTTCGTTTTTGGGTAATCCTGGCCTTTGCGGTCCCTATTTGGGCCCCTGCAAAGATGGGGATGTAAATGGAACTCACCAGCCACGAGTTAAGGGGCCGCTCTCTTCTTCTCTGAAGCTCTTGCTTGTTATTGGCTTGCTTGTTTGCTCCATTGCGTTTGCGGTCGCGGCTATAATTAAGGCTAGGTCGTTGAAAAAGGCCAGTGAGGCTCGTGCTTGGAAATTGACTGCTTTCCAGCGCTTGGACTTTACTGTTGATGATGTTTTGGATTGCTTGAAAGAAGACAATATTATTGGTAAAGGTGGTGCGGGGATTGTTTACAAGGGTGCAATGCCAAATGGTGATCATGTTGCTGTGAAAAGACTACCGGGAATGAGCCGTGGATCTTCCCATGATCATGGATTCAATGCTGAGATTCAGACCTTGGGCAGGATTAGGCACCGACACATTGTTAGATTGTTGGGGTTCTGCTCTAACCACGAGACTAATCTCTTGGTCTACGAGTACATGCCCAATGGGAGCTTAGGAGAGGTTCTTCATGGCAAGAAAGGAGGTCATTTGCACTGGGATACCAGGTATAAGATTGCTGTTGAGGCTGCAAAGGGCCTTTGCTACCTTCATCATGATTGCTCCCCGTTGATTGTTCACCGTGATGTGAAATCGAACAACATCCTTCTTGACACCAGTTTTGAAGCTCATGTTGCAGACTTTGGCCTTGCCAAGTTCTTGCAAGATTCTGGCACATCAGAGTGCATGTCTGCAATTGCTGGATCTTATGGATACATCGCTCCAG AATATGCCTACACACTGAAGGTTGATGAAAAGAGTGACGTGTACAGCTTCGGTGTAGTTCTCTTAGAACTCGTTACTGGTAGAAAACCGGTTGGAGAATTCGGTGATGGTGTGGATATAGTTCAATGGGTTCGAAAAATGACAGACTCAATCAAGGAAGGAGTTTTGAAAGTCCTGGACCCAAGACTCCCATCAGTTCCGCTTCATGAGGTGATGCATGTGTTCTATGTTGCAATGCTTTGTGTGGAAGAACAGGCTGTCGAACGCCCAACAATGCGAGAAGTTGTTCAGATTCTAACAGAGCTTCCGAAGTCACCAAGCTCAAAACAAGGAGACTCAGTAATCACAGAGCCCTCGCCACATTCAGCCGCCACCGCAGCGCTCGACTCTCCTAGTTCAGCAGCTAAAGACGTCCCAAAAGACCATCAGCAGCCACCACCTGCCGATCTTCTTAGCATTTGA